The Lysobacter gummosus genome includes a region encoding these proteins:
- a CDS encoding aspartate carbamoyltransferase catalytic subunit has product MTTFVSADGGSRHLLSLREASRESLEALLIRAQAFAEGHYDSRALAGTAVCTLFFEPSTRTRLSFQLAAQQLGAHVLNFDASTSSTSKGETALDTLKNIEAMGVRGFVIRHREDGAVAALAAQARAGTCLVNAGDGRSAHPTQGLLDMLTLRQAKGTDFSRLRVAMIGDVKHSRVARSDLQALRALGAGEIRVCGPASLLPDDGTLDGCVATQDFDAALDGVDAVMMLRLQRERMEEGLVASLDDYHRDYGLTASRLKRAAADAVVMHPGPMNRGVEITDEVADGPQSLILTQVANGVATRMAVLEMLLKG; this is encoded by the coding sequence ATGACTACCTTCGTTTCCGCCGACGGCGGTTCGCGTCACCTGTTGAGCTTGCGCGAAGCCTCGCGCGAATCGCTCGAAGCCTTGCTGATCCGCGCCCAGGCCTTCGCCGAAGGCCATTACGACAGCCGCGCGCTGGCCGGCACCGCGGTGTGCACCTTGTTTTTCGAGCCGTCCACGCGCACGCGCCTGAGCTTCCAGCTGGCCGCGCAGCAGCTCGGCGCGCATGTGCTGAACTTCGATGCCTCCACCTCATCGACCAGCAAGGGCGAGACCGCGCTGGATACTTTGAAGAACATCGAGGCGATGGGCGTGCGCGGTTTCGTGATCCGCCATCGCGAAGACGGCGCGGTGGCGGCGCTGGCGGCGCAGGCACGCGCCGGCACCTGCCTGGTCAATGCCGGCGACGGCCGCAGCGCCCATCCGACCCAGGGCCTGCTGGACATGCTGACGCTGCGCCAGGCCAAGGGCACGGATTTCTCGCGCTTGCGCGTGGCGATGATCGGCGACGTCAAGCACTCGCGCGTCGCGCGCTCGGACCTGCAGGCCTTGCGCGCGCTCGGTGCGGGCGAGATCCGCGTATGCGGCCCGGCCTCGCTGTTGCCCGACGACGGCACCCTGGACGGTTGCGTGGCGACGCAGGATTTCGACGCCGCGCTCGACGGCGTGGACGCGGTGATGATGCTGCGCCTGCAGCGCGAGCGCATGGAAGAAGGGCTGGTGGCGTCGCTGGACGACTATCACCGCGACTACGGCCTGACCGCTTCGCGGCTCAAGCGCGCGGCCGCCGACGCGGTGGTGATGCATCCCGGTCCGATGAATCGTGGCGTGGAAATCACGGATGAAGTCGCCGACGGCCCGCAATCGCTGATCCTGACCCAGGTCGCCAACGGCGTCGCCACGCGCATGGCGGTGCTGGAGATGCTGCTCAAGGGCTGA
- a CDS encoding DUF4153 domain-containing protein codes for MSTSPTAAVTLSRATKSFIVLIALLQGLALYLIRIGARPDSGFEIYWYVMALSVPTLMLLSVQRLDDRRFWTNALGVAAIYLLLALWAGWSATGAPDIKAAAVLWPFGATLAIALFIALPYLQCRLDHGRWRAPYSALFEHGWQNALTLLLTAVFVGICWGVLGLCAVLFKLIGIQFFADLFTTRSFAHLATGIMVGLGVLVGRTQQRPVQVARQILFAIFKGLLPLVSLIALLFVISLPFTGLDALWRTRSATLILMSLIAVMVLFVNAVYQDGDDAPPYPRWLRHVVDAALLILPIYAGLGLYALSLRIGQYGWTAERFWAVLASVVLSAYAVGYAVAALRPRAGWLHDLKRVNVGVSLVILALTVAANSWLLDPHRLSVNDQLARLRDGRSERERFDLSHLRFDSGRRGYLALQALAGDSKLFDAKERAQIQRLLTMKNSWEYRQDDKRDQQARTAAEALRHIKPAAGVAAPDPLWLQTLVSDKLPTPDCLNADSECVLMTPDLDSDGQADYLLCNAKQWGPVCFVYAREEGVWSKIGRNSSSYLNTEASAVAPAMRANQLRVVPRRWADFQLGETGPVMQLEVEPAPKSDCGRTHCD; via the coding sequence ATGTCCACCTCGCCAACCGCCGCCGTCACGCTCTCGCGCGCGACCAAGTCCTTCATCGTCCTGATCGCTCTGCTGCAGGGTTTGGCGCTGTATCTGATCCGGATCGGCGCGCGCCCGGACTCCGGCTTCGAAATCTATTGGTACGTGATGGCGTTGTCCGTGCCCACGCTGATGCTGCTGTCGGTGCAGCGCCTGGACGATCGCCGTTTCTGGACCAACGCCCTCGGCGTGGCCGCGATCTACCTGCTGCTGGCGCTGTGGGCCGGCTGGAGCGCGACCGGCGCGCCCGACATCAAGGCCGCCGCGGTGCTGTGGCCGTTCGGAGCGACGCTGGCGATCGCCTTGTTCATCGCCCTGCCCTATCTGCAATGCCGGCTCGACCACGGCCGCTGGCGCGCACCGTACAGCGCCTTGTTCGAACACGGCTGGCAGAACGCGCTGACCTTGCTGCTCACCGCCGTGTTCGTCGGCATCTGCTGGGGCGTGCTCGGCTTGTGCGCGGTGCTGTTCAAGCTGATCGGCATTCAATTCTTCGCCGATCTGTTCACCACCCGCAGCTTCGCCCACCTGGCCACCGGCATCATGGTCGGCCTGGGCGTGCTGGTCGGCCGCACCCAACAGCGGCCAGTGCAGGTGGCGCGGCAGATTCTGTTCGCGATCTTCAAGGGTCTGTTACCGCTGGTGTCACTGATCGCGCTGTTGTTCGTGATCAGCCTGCCGTTCACCGGCCTGGACGCACTGTGGCGCACGCGCTCGGCGACCTTGATCCTGATGAGCCTGATCGCGGTGATGGTGCTGTTCGTCAACGCCGTCTACCAGGACGGCGACGACGCGCCACCCTACCCGCGCTGGCTGCGCCACGTGGTCGATGCGGCGCTGCTGATTTTGCCGATCTACGCCGGCCTGGGCCTGTACGCGCTGAGCCTGCGCATCGGCCAGTACGGCTGGACCGCGGAACGTTTCTGGGCCGTGCTCGCCTCGGTCGTGCTCAGCGCTTACGCCGTGGGCTACGCGGTGGCGGCGCTGCGCCCGCGCGCCGGGTGGCTGCACGATCTCAAGCGCGTCAACGTCGGCGTGTCGCTGGTGATCCTGGCGCTGACGGTCGCGGCCAACTCGTGGCTGCTCGATCCGCACCGGTTGAGCGTCAACGATCAACTCGCGCGCCTGCGCGACGGCCGCAGCGAGCGCGAGCGCTTCGACCTGAGCCATCTGCGCTTCGACAGCGGCCGCCGCGGCTATCTGGCGCTGCAGGCGCTGGCCGGCGACAGCAAGCTGTTCGACGCCAAGGAGCGCGCGCAGATCCAGCGCCTGCTGACGATGAAGAACAGCTGGGAATATCGCCAGGACGACAAACGCGATCAGCAGGCGCGCACCGCCGCCGAAGCGCTGCGCCATATCAAGCCCGCCGCCGGCGTCGCCGCGCCCGATCCGCTGTGGCTGCAAACGCTGGTCAGCGACAAGCTGCCGACGCCCGACTGCCTCAACGCCGATTCCGAATGCGTGCTGATGACGCCGGACCTGGACAGCGACGGCCAGGCCGACTACCTGCTGTGCAACGCCAAGCAATGGGGCCCGGTCTGCTTCGTCTACGCGCGCGAGGAAGGCGTGTGGAGCAAGATCGGCCGCAACAGCAGCAGCTATCTCAACACCGAAGCCAGCGCAGTCGCGCCGGCGATGCGCGCCAATCAACTGCGCGTGGTGCCGCGGCGCTGGGCGGATTTCCAGCTCGGGGAGACGGGCCCGGTGATGCAGTTGGAAGTCGAGCCGGCACCGAAGAGCGATTGCGGGCGCACGCACTGCGACTGA
- a CDS encoding HPr family phosphocarrier protein, whose amino-acid sequence MIERDLTVSNRLGLHARATAKLVQVLSGFRSNATLTAKGREVNAKSIMGVMLLAAGQGTQVKLRVDGEDEANAADAVTALFDRRFDEDS is encoded by the coding sequence ATGATCGAACGCGACCTGACCGTCTCCAACCGACTGGGCCTGCACGCCCGCGCCACCGCCAAGCTGGTGCAGGTGCTGTCGGGTTTTCGCAGCAACGCCACGCTCACCGCCAAGGGCCGCGAGGTCAACGCCAAGAGCATCATGGGCGTGATGCTGCTCGCCGCCGGCCAAGGCACCCAGGTCAAACTGCGCGTGGACGGCGAAGACGAGGCCAACGCCGCCGACGCGGTGACCGCCTTGTTCGATCGTCGTTTCGACGAAGACAGCTGA
- a CDS encoding YqgE/AlgH family protein, translated as MPVMPTPLASQVLIALPALADTNFSRSVALICQHDDDGAMGIVVNRPSEYTLGEVFGQMGVDGGDESLRAQIVLAGGPVHPERGFVLHDGGTRWDSTLVIGSDLYLTTSRDILEAMAKGEGPDNAIVALGCAGWGSGQLEHEITENDWLTAPADAELLFELPLDVRWQAAAGRIGVDFAHLADYAGHA; from the coding sequence ATGCCCGTGATGCCCACGCCCCTCGCCAGTCAGGTCCTGATCGCGCTTCCCGCGCTGGCCGACACCAATTTTTCCCGCAGCGTCGCGCTGATTTGCCAGCACGACGACGACGGCGCGATGGGCATCGTGGTCAATCGCCCGTCCGAGTACACCCTGGGCGAGGTCTTCGGCCAGATGGGCGTGGACGGCGGCGATGAATCGCTGCGCGCCCAGATCGTATTGGCCGGCGGCCCGGTCCATCCCGAGCGCGGCTTCGTGCTGCACGACGGCGGCACCCGCTGGGATTCCACCCTGGTGATCGGCTCGGACCTGTACCTGACCACCTCGCGCGACATCCTGGAAGCCATGGCCAAGGGCGAGGGCCCGGACAACGCGATCGTCGCGCTGGGCTGCGCCGGCTGGGGTTCGGGACAGCTCGAACACGAGATCACCGAGAACGACTGGCTGACCGCGCCGGCCGATGCCGAGCTGCTGTTCGAACTGCCGCTGGACGTGCGCTGGCAGGCCGCGGCCGGACGCATCGGGGTGGATTTCGCCCACCTGGCCGATTACGCCGGACACGCATGA
- a CDS encoding EF-hand domain-containing protein has protein sequence MKPMIRSLSPMLLALLTGLSASAAFAQNGSPPGSRPADPMPTSDPMQRTEPPVNDPRRDARTPPPSDAIGPATFTELDSNGDQKISRDEAALDARLAANFSTHDLDGDGSLSLSEYQAGQNKRVGDK, from the coding sequence ATGAAACCCATGATCCGCAGCCTCAGTCCGATGCTGCTCGCCTTGCTGACCGGTCTGTCCGCGTCGGCGGCCTTCGCGCAGAACGGTTCTCCGCCCGGGTCGCGTCCCGCCGATCCGATGCCGACGTCCGATCCGATGCAACGCACCGAACCGCCGGTCAACGATCCGCGACGCGACGCGCGCACGCCGCCGCCCAGCGACGCTATCGGCCCGGCCACCTTCACCGAACTCGACAGCAACGGCGATCAGAAGATCAGCCGCGACGAGGCCGCGCTCGATGCGCGCCTGGCCGCGAACTTCTCCACCCACGACCTCGACGGCGACGGCTCGCTGTCGCTGTCGGAATATCAGGCCGGGCAGAACAAGCGCGTCGGCGACAAATAA
- the mgtE gene encoding magnesium transporter: MAEAVRHDKTARQLRLLSDALDSGRLGPVRRLVNTLSPAEIGNLLESLPPGKRVIVWGLVDPEDDGEVLVHVGEEVRESLLADMDTDEIVAAVEDLDIDDLADLVEDLPDTVIDEVLKSMDRENRERLEQVLSYPEDTAGRLMNPDVVTVRADTTIDVVLRYLRLRGELPEHTDHLYVVSRRHQYLGRIALAALLTHEPGTAINKLIDDEQPAIDVGETAGEVARQFSDHDWISAPVVDDNNILLGRITIDDVVDIIREEAEHQALSAAGLDEDEDLFSPVRRAFRRRLIWLSVNLCTAFLAASVVGQFEDSIAKLVALAALMPIVAGMGGNAGTQVLALMIRGLALGQIGASNVAVLLRKELSVALINGLVLGVGLGLIVLIWFRQPGLSLVIGAALTINLLTAAAGGVLVPVTLKRLGFDPALAGGVVLTTLTDVMGFLSFLGLATLILIH; the protein is encoded by the coding sequence TTGGCCGAAGCCGTCCGCCACGACAAAACCGCACGTCAGCTGCGCCTGCTTTCCGACGCGCTCGACAGCGGCCGTCTGGGCCCGGTGCGGCGGCTGGTCAACACGCTCTCCCCGGCCGAGATCGGCAACCTGCTGGAGTCCTTGCCCCCGGGCAAGCGCGTGATCGTGTGGGGCCTGGTCGATCCGGAAGACGACGGCGAGGTGCTGGTCCACGTCGGCGAAGAAGTGCGCGAAAGCCTGCTCGCGGACATGGACACGGACGAAATCGTCGCCGCGGTCGAAGACCTCGATATCGACGACTTGGCCGATCTGGTCGAAGACCTGCCCGACACCGTTATCGACGAAGTGCTCAAGTCGATGGATCGCGAGAACCGCGAACGGCTCGAGCAAGTGCTGTCGTATCCGGAAGACACCGCCGGCCGACTGATGAATCCCGACGTGGTGACGGTGCGCGCCGACACCACCATCGATGTGGTCCTGCGCTACCTGCGCCTGCGCGGCGAGCTGCCTGAACACACCGATCATCTGTACGTGGTGAGCCGCCGCCATCAATACCTGGGCCGCATCGCCCTGGCCGCGTTGCTCACGCACGAGCCCGGCACCGCGATCAACAAACTGATCGACGACGAACAGCCGGCCATCGACGTCGGCGAAACCGCCGGCGAAGTCGCGCGCCAGTTCTCCGACCACGACTGGATCAGCGCCCCGGTCGTGGACGACAACAACATCCTGCTCGGCCGCATCACCATCGACGACGTGGTCGATATCATCCGCGAAGAGGCCGAACACCAGGCCTTGAGCGCGGCCGGCCTGGACGAAGACGAAGACTTGTTCAGCCCGGTACGGCGCGCGTTCCGGCGCCGGCTGATCTGGCTCAGCGTCAACCTGTGCACGGCGTTCCTGGCCGCCAGCGTGGTCGGCCAGTTCGAAGACAGCATCGCCAAGCTGGTCGCCCTGGCCGCGCTGATGCCGATCGTCGCCGGCATGGGCGGCAACGCCGGCACTCAGGTGCTGGCGTTGATGATCCGCGGTCTGGCCCTGGGCCAGATCGGCGCCTCCAACGTCGCCGTGCTGCTGCGCAAGGAATTGTCGGTCGCGTTGATCAACGGCCTGGTGCTCGGCGTCGGCCTGGGCCTGATCGTGCTGATCTGGTTCCGCCAACCCGGCCTGTCGCTGGTGATCGGCGCCGCGCTCACCATCAACCTGCTGACCGCCGCGGCCGGCGGCGTGCTGGTGCCGGTCACGCTGAAGCGACTGGGCTTCGACCCGGCCCTGGCCGGCGGCGTGGTCCTGACCACCCTGACCGACGTGATGGGTTTCCTCAGCTTCCTTGGTTTGGCGACGCTGATTTTGATTCACTGA
- the ptsP gene encoding phosphoenolpyruvate--protein phosphotransferase: protein MRQEFQGHGASRGSALGRARVRLPHALEVAEERITHEQVEGELGRLHAAIDTVRNEMHALRDRLHGALAHEVGEFLDLHTLLLDDPELLQGLDELIRTGHYAADYALRLQRDRIASVFEAMDDAYFRSRVDDIDQVIGRIHAALHRRDHDTSGVAGEILVTDNVAPAELAQLQAQGVMAIVTAAGSALSHSAILARSLHLPLIVGASQALLKINDGDALVVDGATGTVILEPNAEDLRAHRARTRELARERKQLHRLRREPTRTLDGIDIKLYANAESREDVAEAHALGAAGVGLYRTEFLFLQRNELPDEDEQFRVYRDVVLGMTGRTVTIRTLDLGADKADKTGLALRDEPNPALGVRGVRLSLAREGLLETQLRAILRASGYGPVRVLVPMVSSTEEVRTVRTLLKKVAADLRKQGHEIAEHVPLGAMIEVPAAAIALPGFIGLIDFLSIGTNDLVQYLLAVDRNNEALSDLYTPLHPAVLRVIRDVIRLAKSRGKPVAVCGEMAGDANFAPLLLALGLEEFSLHPATLLELRRAIRGLNLEALRKRAPALLRAKDRMGIEAWLRA from the coding sequence ATGCGGCAGGAATTCCAAGGTCACGGCGCGTCACGAGGCAGTGCGCTGGGCCGCGCCCGGGTCCGGCTGCCGCATGCGCTGGAAGTCGCCGAAGAGCGCATCACCCACGAGCAGGTCGAAGGCGAGCTGGGGCGTCTGCACGCGGCCATCGACACCGTGCGCAACGAAATGCACGCCTTGCGCGACCGCCTGCACGGCGCGCTGGCGCACGAGGTCGGCGAGTTCCTCGACCTGCACACGTTGTTGCTGGACGATCCAGAGCTGCTGCAAGGCCTGGACGAGCTGATCCGCACCGGCCACTACGCCGCCGACTACGCCCTGCGCCTGCAGCGCGACCGCATCGCCTCGGTGTTCGAGGCGATGGACGACGCCTATTTCCGCAGCCGCGTGGACGATATCGACCAGGTCATCGGCCGCATCCACGCCGCGCTGCACCGCCGCGATCACGATACCTCCGGCGTGGCCGGCGAGATTCTCGTCACCGACAACGTCGCCCCGGCCGAACTGGCGCAGTTGCAGGCGCAGGGCGTGATGGCGATCGTCACCGCCGCCGGCAGCGCCCTGTCGCACAGCGCGATCCTGGCGCGCAGCCTGCACCTGCCGCTGATCGTCGGCGCCTCGCAGGCGCTGCTGAAGATCAACGACGGCGACGCGCTGGTGGTCGATGGCGCCACCGGCACGGTCATTCTCGAACCCAACGCCGAAGACCTGCGCGCGCACCGCGCCCGCACCCGCGAGCTGGCGCGCGAACGCAAGCAGCTGCACCGCCTGCGCCGCGAGCCCACGCGCACGCTCGACGGCATCGACATCAAGCTCTACGCCAACGCCGAATCGCGCGAGGACGTGGCCGAGGCGCATGCGCTCGGCGCGGCCGGGGTCGGCCTGTACCGCACCGAATTCCTGTTCCTGCAGCGCAACGAACTGCCGGACGAAGACGAACAGTTCCGCGTCTACCGCGACGTCGTGCTCGGCATGACCGGCCGCACCGTCACCATCCGCACCCTGGATCTGGGCGCGGACAAGGCGGACAAGACCGGTCTGGCGCTGCGCGACGAACCCAACCCCGCGCTCGGCGTGCGCGGCGTGCGCCTGTCGCTGGCGCGCGAAGGCCTGCTGGAGACCCAGCTGCGCGCGATCCTGCGCGCGTCGGGCTACGGTCCGGTGCGGGTGCTGGTGCCGATGGTCAGCTCGACCGAGGAAGTGCGCACGGTACGCACACTGCTCAAGAAAGTGGCCGCGGACCTGCGCAAGCAGGGCCACGAGATCGCCGAGCACGTGCCGCTGGGCGCGATGATCGAAGTCCCGGCCGCGGCGATCGCCCTGCCCGGCTTCATCGGCCTGATCGATTTCCTCTCCATCGGCACCAACGATCTGGTCCAGTACCTGCTGGCGGTGGATCGCAACAACGAAGCGCTCAGCGATCTGTACACGCCGCTGCATCCGGCGGTGCTGCGGGTGATCCGCGACGTGATCCGCCTGGCCAAATCGCGCGGCAAGCCGGTCGCGGTGTGCGGCGAAATGGCCGGCGACGCCAACTTCGCGCCGCTGCTGCTGGCGCTGGGGCTGGAGGAATTCAGCCTGCACCCGGCGACCTTGCTGGAACTGCGCCGGGCGATCCGCGGCTTGAATCTGGAAGCGTTGCGCAAGCGCGCGCCGGCGCTGCTGCGGGCGAAGGACCGCATGGGCATCGAGGCCTGGCTTCGGGCCTGA
- the ruvX gene encoding Holliday junction resolvase RuvX, translated as MSTGASDAIRRDGTVLGFDVGARRIGVAVGSAFGHGARALAVIDVHGAGPDWNAIDRVYKEWRPDGLIVGDPMTLEGGDQPARLRAHAFARQLRARYKLPVVLVDERSSSIEAAHRFAADRAEGRKRRRDAEALDAVAAAVIVERWLAAPDDATDIEHISHP; from the coding sequence ATGAGCACCGGCGCCTCCGACGCAATCCGACGCGACGGCACCGTCCTCGGATTCGATGTCGGCGCGCGCCGGATCGGCGTCGCCGTCGGCAGCGCCTTCGGCCACGGGGCCCGCGCGCTGGCGGTGATCGACGTGCACGGCGCCGGCCCGGACTGGAACGCGATCGATCGCGTCTATAAAGAATGGCGTCCGGACGGCCTGATCGTCGGCGACCCGATGACCCTGGAAGGCGGTGACCAGCCCGCGCGCCTTCGCGCGCACGCCTTCGCCCGCCAGCTGCGCGCGCGCTACAAATTACCGGTGGTGCTGGTCGATGAGCGTTCCAGCTCGATCGAAGCCGCGCACCGTTTCGCCGCCGATCGCGCCGAAGGGCGCAAGCGCCGCCGCGACGCCGAAGCGTTGGACGCAGTGGCGGCGGCGGTGATCGTCGAGCGCTGGCTCGCCGCGCCCGACGACGCCACCGACATCGAACACATTTCGCATCCTTGA
- a CDS encoding aromatic ring-hydroxylating oxygenase subunit alpha — MSDWHPSHYARWFPVLCANRLERAPVAVTVLDRPVVLVRDESGRAFALEDRCPHRHAPLSAGVATGGGIACPYHGWRFDSQGRLCAIPGMPPECALPQVRVRAVAVREHDGLIWLRLDGRDDGELPAMVLRNPAGSRRFLWQTQWRAHVIDAIENFLDPMHTHWIHPGLVRRGGAREAMTAHFESTDTGFSVSYRGQPQQSGLLYRLFESPRESERALFDAPGSAQIEYRYLNGGIVRISLHFTPISAEQTAVFATLHVENRWAPAWLVRALVWPLLKRVNDQDARMLALQADNLRRFPPVRGASTQLDLVRPWVETFWITGAAPEDAPSREVRLLL; from the coding sequence ATGAGCGACTGGCATCCCTCGCATTACGCGCGCTGGTTCCCTGTCTTGTGCGCGAACCGGCTGGAGCGCGCGCCGGTAGCGGTGACGGTGCTCGATCGGCCGGTGGTGCTGGTCCGCGACGAAAGTGGCCGCGCGTTCGCTCTGGAAGATCGCTGCCCGCATCGGCATGCGCCGTTATCGGCCGGCGTCGCCACCGGCGGCGGCATCGCCTGTCCGTATCACGGCTGGCGGTTCGATTCGCAGGGGCGCTTGTGCGCGATTCCCGGCATGCCGCCGGAATGCGCCTTGCCGCAGGTGCGCGTGCGCGCGGTCGCGGTGCGCGAACACGATGGTTTGATCTGGCTGCGATTGGATGGGCGCGATGACGGCGAACTGCCGGCCATGGTGCTACGCAATCCCGCCGGCTCGCGTCGATTCCTCTGGCAGACGCAGTGGCGCGCGCATGTGATCGATGCGATCGAGAACTTTCTCGATCCGATGCATACGCACTGGATTCATCCCGGGTTGGTGCGGCGCGGCGGGGCGCGCGAGGCCATGACCGCGCACTTCGAATCGACCGATACCGGTTTCAGTGTGTCCTACCGAGGCCAGCCGCAACAATCCGGCCTGCTCTACCGCCTGTTCGAATCGCCGCGAGAAAGCGAGCGGGCTCTGTTCGATGCGCCAGGCAGCGCGCAGATCGAATACCGCTACCTCAACGGCGGCATCGTCCGCATCAGTCTGCATTTCACCCCGATCAGCGCCGAACAGACGGCGGTGTTCGCGACCTTGCATGTCGAGAACCGCTGGGCGCCGGCGTGGCTGGTGCGCGCGCTGGTGTGGCCGCTGCTCAAGCGCGTGAACGATCAGGACGCGCGCATGCTGGCCTTGCAGGCCGACAACCTGCGACGTTTTCCGCCAGTGCGCGGCGCATCGACCCAGCTCGATCTGGTGCGGCCGTGGGTCGAGACGTTCTGGATCACCGGCGCCGCGCCCGAAGACGCGCCGTCGCGAGAGGTGCGTCTGCTGCTGTGA
- a CDS encoding PTS sugar transporter subunit IIA, translating into MSVGILLITHSGIGSALVAVAGRLLNPLPLRTEALEVPFDADLDQLLPVASAALRRVDDGDGVLVLTDLYGASPSNLAARVAQLGTPVRRVSALNLPMLMRVMNYSELALEQLPAVAAAGARNGVILDDA; encoded by the coding sequence ATGTCCGTCGGTATCCTACTCATCACCCATTCCGGAATCGGCAGCGCGCTGGTCGCTGTCGCCGGCCGTTTGTTGAACCCGTTGCCGCTGCGCACCGAAGCGCTGGAGGTGCCGTTCGACGCGGACCTCGATCAGCTGCTGCCGGTCGCCAGCGCGGCCCTGCGCCGCGTGGACGACGGCGACGGCGTGCTGGTGCTCACCGATCTGTACGGCGCATCGCCCAGCAACCTCGCCGCGCGCGTGGCCCAGTTGGGCACGCCGGTGCGGCGCGTATCGGCGTTGAATCTGCCGATGCTGATGCGGGTGATGAACTATTCCGAATTGGCGCTGGAGCAATTGCCCGCGGTCGCCGCGGCCGGCGCCCGCAACGGCGTCATCCTCGACGATGCGTGA
- the rapZ gene encoding RNase adapter RapZ, translating into MFTLVIVSGMSGSGKSVALNTFEDLGFYCVDNLPAELLPQFVQNVIKAEDGMPTKLAVGIDVRNRHSDLANIPEWLSAVGALGADPKLVFFESSDSVLLKRYADTRRRHPLSQFGLALADAISLERQVLKPLRQIADAIVDTSELNVHQLRRHVITEFGLGGEAGMSLLFESFAYRRGVPADADFVFDARALPNPHWNPALRPLSGRDGGVRDYMEAQDDVKLYVEQISQFLDTWLPRLQSDSTRSYATIAFGCTGGRHRSVYLAERLAEHARLRGWNEVAVHHRELD; encoded by the coding sequence ATGTTCACCCTGGTCATCGTCAGCGGCATGTCCGGCTCGGGCAAATCGGTGGCGCTCAATACCTTCGAAGACCTGGGTTTCTACTGCGTCGATAACCTGCCGGCCGAGTTGCTGCCGCAGTTCGTGCAGAACGTGATCAAGGCCGAGGACGGCATGCCGACCAAGCTCGCGGTCGGCATCGACGTGCGCAACCGCCACAGCGATCTGGCGAATATTCCCGAGTGGCTGTCGGCGGTCGGCGCGCTCGGCGCGGACCCGAAGTTGGTGTTCTTCGAATCCAGCGACTCGGTGTTGCTCAAGCGTTATGCCGACACGCGCCGGCGCCATCCGCTGAGCCAGTTCGGCCTGGCCCTGGCCGATGCGATTTCGCTCGAACGCCAGGTGCTCAAGCCGCTGCGCCAGATCGCCGATGCGATCGTCGATACCAGCGAGCTCAATGTCCATCAGCTGCGCCGCCATGTCATCACCGAGTTCGGCCTGGGCGGCGAGGCCGGCATGTCGTTGCTGTTCGAGTCCTTCGCCTACCGCCGCGGCGTGCCGGCCGATGCCGACTTCGTCTTCGACGCGCGCGCGCTGCCCAATCCGCACTGGAATCCGGCGCTGCGTCCGCTGTCGGGCCGCGACGGCGGCGTGCGCGACTACATGGAAGCGCAGGACGACGTGAAGCTGTATGTCGAGCAGATCAGCCAGTTCCTCGACACCTGGCTGCCGCGGCTGCAATCGGACAGCACGCGCAGTTACGCGACGATCGCCTTCGGCTGCACCGGCGGGCGGCATCGGTCGGTGTATCTGGCCGAACGGCTCGCCGAGCATGCGCGGTTGCGTGGGTGGAATGAGGTGGCGGTGCATCATCGGGAGTTGGATTGA